The DNA sequence CGTCGACGGCCACGTCGGCGCCCTGCCCTGGACGCTGTCCCGGGACCCCGCCGCCGAGTTCGCCGTCTACCGCGCCCTGGCGGTCGCCGGCTACGAGGCGAACGGCGGCAGCCCGGCGACCCTGCCGCACTGACGCGTGCGGCGGCCGCCGGGCCGGGGGTGGCTCAGATCGTCGCCGTGTCGATCACGAAGCGGTAGCGGACGTCGCTGTTCAGGACCCGCTCGTAGGCCTCGTTGATCTCCGCGGCACCGATCAGCTCGATCTCCGCGCCGATGCCGTGCTCGGCGCAGAAGTCCAGCATCTCCTGGGTCTCCCGGATGCCGCCGATGCTCGACCCGGCGAGGGTCTTGCGGCCGCCGATCACCGAGAACAGGTTGAGGGAGACGGGCTCCTCCGGGGCGCCCACGTTCACCAGCGCGCCGTCCGTCTTCAGCAGCGACAGGTACGCGCCGAGGTCGAGCGGGGCGGAGACGGTGGAGACGATCAGGTCGAGGCTGCCCCGCAGGTTCTCGAAGGTGGCCGGGTCGGCGGTGGCGTAGTAGTGGTCGGCGCCCAGCTTCAGGCCGTCGTCCTTCTTGCGCAGGGACTGCGACAGCACCGTCACCTCGGCGCCGAGCGCGTGCGCGATCTTCACGGCCAGGTGGCCAAGGCCGCCGAGCCCGACGACGGCGACCTTCTTGCCGGGACCGGCGTTCCAGTGCCGCAGCGGGGAGTACGTGGTGATGCCCGCGCACAGCAGCGGGGCGGCCTCATCGAGGGAGAGGCCCTCGGGGATGCGGACGACGTAGTTCTCGTCGACGACGATGGTCCGCGCGTAGCCGCCCTGGGTGGGCAGGCCGTCCCGGCCGATGCCGTTGTAGGTCATCGTGGCGCCGTTCAGGCAGTACTGCTCCAGGCCCGCTCGGCAGTTGTCGCACTCGCGGCAGGAGTCGACCATGCAGCCGACGCCCACGCGGTCGCCGACCCGGAACCTGGTGACGCCGGACCCGACCTCGGACACCACACCGGCGATCTCGTGGCCGGGGACCATCGGGAAGATCGCCTCGCCCCAGCCCTCACGGGCCTGGTGGATGTCGGAGTGGCAGATGCCGGCGAACTTGATGTCGATCAGGATGTCGTGCTCGCCGACCTCGCGCCGCTCGATGGTCGTCCGCTCCAGCGGAGCCTTGGCGGCGGGTGCGGCGTACGCGGCAACAGTGGTCATGCGGGGGTTCTCCTCGTGACGTCGTGCGCCCGGCTGCCTTCTGTCCGGCCGGGCACGGCCTCCAGCCTGCGCCGATCGCCGCGCCTCACCCAGCCCACGCTTCTTCGTACGTTGGCTGTGCGTACCACTGGCGGGGACAGGATGGTGCGCGTACGACCGGGAATACTGGAGTCATGGACGAGCAGCACACCGATCCGGCCGGTCCCGCGGGCGCCGGCCTCGACCCGCGGGCGGAACTCAGCGAGTTCCTGCGCACCCGGCGGGCCCGGCTGAAGCCCGGGGACGTGGGCCTGCCGGACTTCGGGCGGACCCGCAGGGTGCCGGGACTGCGCCGGGAGGAGCTGGCGCAGCTCGCCGGGGTGTCGCCCGCGTACTACACGCGTCTGGAGCAGGGCAACGGGCAGAACGTGTCGGCGGAGGTGCTGGACTCGATCGCGCGCGCCCTGCGCCTGACCGACGCCGAGCACGCCCACCTCACGCACCTGGCGAAGCCGAAGCGGCTCAGGAAGAAGCAGCCGGCCCGGTCCCAGCAGCCCCGCGCGGCGCTGCGGCAGCTCCTGGAGTCGATGGACACGGTCCCGGCGTACGTGGTGGGCCGGCGTTCCGAGATCCTCGCCTGGAACCGGATGGCGGCGGCGCTCTTCGGCGACTGGGGCGGGATGCCGGCGCCGGAGCGGAACTGGGCGCGGCTGGTCTTCCTGAACCCGGACTACCGGGAGCTGTTCGTGGAGTGGGAGCAGAAGGCGTCCGACATGGTCGCCTATCTGCGCATGGACGCGGGCCGCCGTCCGGACGACCCCCAGCTGTCCGCCCTGGTCGGGGAGCTCTCGGTCAAGAGCGAGGAGTTCCGGCGCCTGTGGGCGGCGCACGACGTCAAGGAGAAGAGCCACGGCGTCAAGCACCTCCGGCATCCGCTGGTCGGTGAGCTGACGCTGCTGTGGGAGTCGTTCCGCCCGGCGGGCGACACCAGCGAGCAGTCGCTGGTGACGTACTTCGCCGAGCCGGGCTCGCCGTCGGCGGAGGCGCTGCGGCTGCTGGCCAGCTGGGGCGCGGACGCGCACCGCTCCGGCACGTCGGCGCCCACGGCCTGACACACGGACGGCCCGCCGGAAGCAGAGCTTCCGACGGGCCGTGCGCGGTCGGGTCCTACTTGCCGTAGTAGGCGTTGTAGATCGAGATCGTCGACTTGTTGCCCTTCTTGTCGGCGATCTTGGCGTGGAAGGAGATGGCCTTCCCCTTCGCCGGGTTCTTGACCGAGATGCTGCCCTTGTTCACGGTGACCTTCTTCCAGGTCTTGCCGTAGTCGTAGGACACGTACACCGACAGGGACTTGAGGTTCTTGCCCTTGGCGGCGCCCTCCACGGTGACCGGGATCTTGGCCGTCTTGCCGGCCGCGACCTTGCTGTCCAGCCCGGTGGCCGCGAGGAAGCGGGCCGTGGAGGCGGGCAGCTGGGTGAGGTCGCTGGTCTTCTTGGAGCGGAAGGACCAGCTCGCGTCGATCCGGGTGGAGGCGGCGGCGACCTTGGCGCTGCGCTTGACCGAGGTGGTCAGCTTGTACGCGGCGTCACCGGACGGGACCTTGAACTCCCCGTCGCCGAACAGCGGGTCGTCGTTCGAGCCGACCTTCTTGCCGTCACGGTAGAGGGTGGTGGTGGCCGAGGTGAACAGCGAGGAGCCGGCGTGGCCCTTGCCGTCGGCGAACAGCGGGATGAGGCCCGAGATGCTGTTGCCGTCCCGGAACAGCCCGTAGTCCGCGGTCAGACGCGGCTGGAAGACGGCCGTGTTCACGGTCTCGGAGTAGCTCTTGCCGGCCTTGTAGCCCTTGCCGTAGCCGACGGAGTAACCGGCCTCGGTGATCGGCCAGCCTTCCTCGTCGAGACCGCCCTGCTGCTCGAAGTCGAGGTCCCACTTGACCCCGTTCGCCGTGGACAGGTGCAGGACGCGGGTGCCGGGCAGGGTCTGCGGGATGCCGATGGAGGAGGCACCGCTGCTCGCCGGCAGCCAGCCCACCGCGCCGAGAACGCCCTTCTTGCCGCTCGCCGCCGTGCCGAGGCCGACCTTCACCGTGGCGAGGTCGCCCGCCTTGTAGGCGCGGTTGTAGCCGGTGGCGAGCTGCTTGACCTTGCCGCCGGCGACGGTGTCGTACTGCTCCTTGGCGCCCTTGCTCCAGTGGGCGTCCCACTGCTGGCTCAGCGAGCCGTCGGTGATCTGCGGACCGAGGTGGGCGGAGCGGAAGTTGTCGTACGACTCCAGCCACCAGCCGAAGGCGTGCGCACTGTTCTTCGTCTCGACGGTGTAGTCGGCCGAGGCGAACTCCGACTTGACCCCCTTGGCCGGCACGGTGATCTTCACCGGCTTGGCCTTGCGGGCGTCCAGCGTGATCGTCGTCTTCTTGGTGACGTTCAGCTTCGGCTGGGCCAGCCAGTCGGCGCCCTCGTACTTCTCCGGGTCGGAGCCGACGAAGATGCCGGTGTCCAGGACGTAACCGCCCTTGGGCACGCGGACGGTGACGGTGCCGTCGGTCTCGTAGGGCTGGTACCACTGCCCGGCGCCCAGACCGGTGAGGCCGGACAGGCTGGCGTTGTAGTTGCCGGCCGGCTTGCCCGCGCGGTCGAGGAGCTTCAGCGTCACGTCGTACGACTCGACCTCGCGCTGCACCGCGGCCGCCGTGCGCACGCTCTGCCCGCCGCCGGTGGCGACCACGTACGCGGAGTACGCGCCGTCGACCGTGCCGCCGAGCCGGGTGTCCACGGTGAGGTCCACGGAGGCCTTGCCGCCCGCCGGGACGGTGACCGAGGTGGCACCGAGCTTGAAGAAGCCGGCCGGGGCCGCCTTGCCCTTGGGGTCGGTCGCCGTCGACGCCAGCTTCAGCGTGACGTCCGTCGTGCCGAGGTTGCGGTAGGTCAGTGCCTTGGTGACCGGCTTGTCGTCGGTGTGCGGCCACTGCTGCACGCCGAAGCTCAGCGACACCGGCTCGGCGATCACCGTCTGCTGGACGGCCTTGTCGACCTGGATCCGGCCCGAGCCCTGCTCGAACGGCGTGTACTTGCCGCCCTTGGTGGAGCCGGTGAGGGCGCCCTTCAGCTCCGCGTACGTCCACTCCGGGTGCTGCTGCTTCAGGATCGCCGCCGCGCCCGCCACGTGCGGGGTCGCCATCGACGTACCGGAGATGGTCATGTAGCCGGCCGGCTGCTCGCCGACCTCCTTGGCGATGTCGTTGCCCTCCGCCGAGGCCGCCGTGATGTCCACGCCCGGCGCGGTGACGTCCGGCTTGATGGCGCCGTCGCCGAGACGGGGGCCGGTGGAGGAGAAGTCGGCGAGCGCGTCCTTGTCGTCGACGGCGCCGACGGTGAGCGCGGCGTCCGCGCTGCCGGGCGAACCGATCGACCGCGGGCCCTCGTTGCCGGCCGCGATGGCGAAGAGCACGCCCTTCTCGGCGGACAGCTTGTTGACCGCCGCCTCCAGCGGGTCCACCTCGGCGGTGTCCATGCCGCCCAGGCTCATGTTGACGACGTCGGCGCCCTGCGCGGCCGCCCACTCCATGCCGGCGAGGATGCCGGAGTCGTCACCGAAGCCCGCGTCGTCGAGGACCTTGCCGTTGAGGATCTTCGCGCCGGGCGCGACGCCCTTGTACTTCCCCTTGGACTCGGCGCCCGTACCGGCCGCGATGGACGCGACGTGGGTGCCGTGGCCGACCTTGTCACCGGCGGTGGCCGCGGAGGTGAAGTTCTTGGACTCGGTCACCTGGCCCTTGAGGTCCGGGTGGTTGGCGTCGACACCGGTGTCCAGCACGGCGATGGTGACGCCCTTGCCGTCGTAGCCGGCGGCCCACGCCTTGGGGGTGCCGATCTGCCCGACGGAGGTGTCCAGGCTCGCCTCGCGCACCCCGTCGAGCCAGACGTGGGCGACACCGGCGGCGGTCCGGTCGCCGTCGGTGACGGCGTCCCACAGCTCGGGCGCGTCCTCGTGCGGGGTCTGCACCGCGTCCGCGTTCAGGGTCTTGAGGGTCCGGCGGAGCGTGCCCGCGTCCCGGACCTCGGTCTTGGCGCCCGCCGCGCTGCCCTGGTAGCCGACGATGACCTTCAGGCCCCGCTTCTGGGAGCCGCGGGTCGTGGCCCTGTTGAGTTCGGTGATGTCGAACAGTCGCTGGTCGAGCTTGCCGCTCGCCACCAGCCGGGCGGCGTCCGCCGGCACCACGAAGGTGTGGCCGCCGGACCTGCGGACCTGCACGGGTATGTGCTCCCGGCCCTCCGCGCGCTCCAGTCCGACCACACGGCCCTTGGCGTCCACCGCGACCCGGTCACCGGTGATCAGCGTGATGCGGTGCTTGGCCTTGAGCGCGGACGCCTTCGAGGACGTCTGCGCCCCGGCGGTCGTGTGCCCCCCGTCCGCCGCCGCCGGACTGGTCATGCCCGCCGCGAGCGCGACGGCCGCCGCCGTGGCGACCGTGGCCGCGCACGCTCTTTTCACTTGTCTGCGCAAGGTTCCCCCTAGCGAAGTCGCCGGGCGCACAACACATCACCCGGCCGGGGGTGGTCTCGTACGCATGCGCGCACCCCCCGGATCACGCAGTATGCCGAGGGGTGATCACGCGTCTCAAGGCACTTCGGGGGCCTGGACGAAAGGTGCGGAAGTCGACGGACGGCTGTAACGCCACCGCCGGAACTTCGTTACCGAACCGAGGGGTTGGGCCTGCGCGGGGTCAGGTCCGGGCGTTCTCCCGCACGGTGATCCGCCCCTTGCGGATGGTCGCCACGCGCGGCGCCCGCTTCGCGAGGGCCGAGTCGTGGGTGACCATGACGAAGGTCAGCCCGAGCTCCTTCCACATCCGGATCAGCACGTCCATGATCTCGTCGCGCGTCGACTCGTCGAGGTTTCCGGTGGGTTCGTCGGCGAGCAGCACCTTCGGCTCCTTCACCAGCGCCCGCGCGATGGCCACCCGCTGCTGCTGACCGCCGGACATCTCGCCCGGCAGGTGGCCGAGCCGCTCGCCGAGCCCGACCGACGCCAGCGCCTCGGCGGCCTTCTCCCGGCGCTCCCTCGCCTGCACGCCGAGCGGCACGAGGGCGGTCTCCACGTTCTCCTGCGCGGTGAGCGTGGGGATCAGGTTGAACGACTGGAAGACGAAACCGATGCTCTCACTGCGGACCCGGGTGAGCCGCGCCTCGGGCAGCCCGGCCAGGTCGGTGCCGTCGAGGACGATCTCGCCGGAGCTGGGCCGGTCGAGCCCGCCGAGCATCTGCAGCAGCGTGGACTTGCCGCCGCCCGTGGGCCCCTGGATGACGAGCCGGTCGCCGTCGGGGATGGTCAGGTCGACGCCGTCGAGCGCGTGGACGGTCTCCTTGCCACGCGTGTACCGCCGGGTGACGCCGCTGAGTTGGTACATGGGTCTCCTCCTGGATCGCGTACGGGGGTGGGGCCCGTCCCTCGTGGGGCGGGCCCCGGTGCCGGTGCCGGGCGGGTGCTACCCGACGCGGCGCAGCGCGTCGGCCGGCCGCAGCCGGGAGGCGCGCCAGCCGCCGAAGGCGCCGGCGACGAGGCCGCCGGTCACGGCGAGGCCGACCGCGAGGGCGAGCGTGGTGAGGCTGACGGGCGCGGTGAGCGCCACGTCGAGGGTCTGCGCGGAGGCCTGCCGGACGGGCCCGCCCATACCGCCGCCCCCGGGCCCGGTCGTGCCCGCGCCGCCGCCGAGCTGGGCCTGCAAGGTGGGGCCGACCGCGGTGACGGCGTACGCGCCCGCCAGCCCGAGCGCGATGCCGAGGGCGCCGCCGACCAGGCCGTGGACCACGGACTCGCCGACCACCTGCCGGGTCACCCGGCCCGACGTCCAGCCCAGCGCCTTGAGCGTGCCGAACTCGCGCACCCGGCGGGAGACCGCCGAGGAGGTGAGCAGACCGGCGACGAGGAACGCGGCCACGAGCACCACGACGGACAGCCAGGTGCCGACGCCGGCGGCGAGCGAGGAGGCGGTGGACAGGGAGCCGGAGACGGTGTCGGCGAGGTCGGCGGAGGTGGTGACGGTGGTCCCCGGGATGTTCTTCCGGATCGTGGACTTGACGTCGTCGATCCGCTGGGAGTCCGTCGCCTTGACGTAGATCGTGGTGACCTCGTCCGTGGCGCCGGCGAGCGTCTGCGCCTGCTTCAGCGGGATGTAGAGGTTGGCCGCCGCGTCCCCGCTGGACGCGGTGGCGATGCCGATGACCTTGTAGTCGGTGCCCTTGACGGTGACGGTGTCACCGGTTTCGAGCTTCTTCTCCTGGGCGTAGGCGGAGTCGGCGACGGCGACCTCGGCGTCGGTCTCGGTCGTCCTGAAGGCGCGTCCGTCGGTGATCTCCGAGGAGGTCAGCGGGCCGAGCGCGGGGGCGGTGACGTCGGTGCCGTAGACGGTGTAGCTGTTGACGTCGAAGTCGGCGCCGCCGCCCTGGACCCGCCCCTGCGGGGAGGACTGGCCGGCGCCGGGTCCGCCGCCCTCACCGCCCTGGCCCTCCTGCTGGAACCGGCCCCGGGTGAACTCGCCGCTCACCTTGACTACGTTCAGGCTCAGTCCGCCCACCGCGTCGGCGACACCGCTCTGTTCGCCGACCTCGCCCACGGTGGAGCTCGCCAGGGTCTGGAAGCCCTGCACCATGACGCGGTCGCTGCTCTGCTCCTCGCCGGAGCCGTCGTCCTGGGCGTCGAAGCTGAAGCGGGGGCGCTCGGGGGTGGTGGTGGCCTCGGCGGCCTTGGTGACCGTCATGTCGGTGCCCAGTCCGTACAGGGACTGCAGGACCTTCTCCTGGGCCCTGCCCATGCCGGAGGAGACGGAGGTGACCACGACGACCAGCGCGATGCCGAGCGCGAGGCCGGAGGCGACGACGAGGGCCGCCTTTCTGCGGCGGCGCAGCTCGCGCCTCAGGTAGGTGAAGAACATGGCGGCAAGCTAGGGGCGGTCCGTGATGAAGCGTTGAGCCCGGGATAAGAGCCGCATGAGAACCGTCGGGGCCGCCGGTGGCCGCCGGGGACGACGGATGCCGCCGCCCGCTCCCGTGAGGAGCGGACGGCGGCATCGGTCAGGTGGGGTGAGGTGCTCCGCGCCGCGTCAGACCGCCGAGCCCGCCTTCCACTGGTCCCAGCTCATGTTCCAGCCGTTGAGGCCGTTGTCCGGGGCGATGGTCTTGTCGCCGGTGTTCTGGACGACGACCACGTCACCGATGATCGAGTTGTCGTAGAACCAGGCGCCCGGCGTGTTCGGGTCGTCGGCGCCCTTGGCGTCCTGGAGGCCCACACAGCCGTGGCTGGTGTTGACGCTGCCGAAGATGGACTTGGCACCCCAGTAGTTGCCGTGGATGAAGGTGCCGGAGGTGCTCAGCCGCATGGCGTGCGGCACGTCCTTGATGTCGTACTCGCCCTTGCCGTCGTCGTCGGTGAAGCCGACCGTCGCGCCGTTCATCCGGGTCTCCTTGAACTTCTCGGAGATCACCATCTGGCCCTCGTACGTCTTGTTCTCGGGCGCCCCGGCGGAGATCGGGATGGTGCGGACGGTCTTGCCGTCCTGCGTCACCTTCATCTGCTTGGTCTTGGCGTCGACGTACGTCACCTGGTTGCGGCCGATCTTGAAGGTGACCGTCTTCTGCTGGACGCCGTAGACGCCCTCGGCGCCCTCGACCCCGTCGAGCGCCAGCTTCAGCGTGACGGTGGAGCCCTCCTGCCAGTACTCGTCGGGCCGGCAGTCCATGCGGTTGGCGTTGAACCAGTGGCAGGCGACCTCCTGGCCACTGGTGGTGGAGACGGTGATGCCCTTCTGCACCGCGGCCTTGTCGGTGATCGCCTTGTCGAAGTTGATCGACACCGGCATGCCCACGCCGACGGTGGTGCCGTCGTCCGGGGTGAAGGTGCCGATGAAGCTGTTGTCCGGGGCGACCGTGGTGAACGAGGCGTTCTCGTGGGCGGCGAGGCCCGCGGCGTCCTCGGCGGTGGCCGACAGCTTGTAGGTGGTGGCCCGCTCCAGCTGGACGCTGGGCTTCCAGCTCTTCTTGTCGGCGGATATCTCACCGGCCACGGCGGTGCCGTCGGCGGTGGTCATCTTCACCTCGGTGAGCGTGCCCTTGCTCACCTTCACGGCGGCGGAGTTGTTGATGGAGGCGTTGTTCGAGCCGTCCTTGGGCGTGATCTCGATCTGCGCCTCGGAGGACTTCTTGGCCGCCGCCTCGTCGACCTGGGCCTGCGAGTCACCCTTGCCGCCGTCGCCCGAGGCGCTGTCGTCGCCGCCGGAACACGCCGAGAGCACCAGCACTCCGCCGAGCAGAGCGGACGCGGCCGCCAGACCCCTGCGCCGCTTACCGTCCGTCATCACACGCTTCTCCATCGTCGCCGATTCCCAACCCCACGAGACCTCCGCCCGGAGCCGAAGGACCTCGTCCACAACCTTCAACGCTACGACCGGGTGATCCGGTTCCCCATGGCCCGCGGGTGTGGGGCTCACCACGTCCGCCGGAAGGACGGTGGGGACAGCGGTCGGTGCGCCGCTTGAGACGCCGTGACCCCGGGCGGCGGTTGCCTCCCGGGGTCACGATTTCCCCAAGTCGCGTCAGCCGGCCCTGTCCGCCCCGTCGTCGTAGGACTCCTCATCATCCTCGTCGAGGTCCCATTCCGGCGAGTCCGGGTCGTAGTCGATCTGCTCGCCGCTCCAGGAGGCCTGCAGGAGGTCCACTCCCGGCACCTCGCCGACCAGGTTCAGCGGGTCCACGAGATAGGCCAGGGCCTCCGCGGTGTCCTCTGTCACGGCGTTCTCCGCGTGTACCCGTTCCTCGGCCGGCATATCGCCGTCCTCGGTGATCCTGCGCAGCGCGGCCTTGGTCACCGCGTCCTCGTCGTCGATCTCGAGGACGAGTTCCACGCGAAGTCGTACAAACCGTGTTGTCTCCGGAGTGCTCATGACCGGAGCGTACGGCCCTTGGCTCCCGTGACTTTCCTGTGACCCGCGCCTTTCACTAACATCGCCCCACACGGCCAATTCGCCAGCGCCACAAGGGGATCGATATTCCGTGTCATCCGCGCTCCGTCCGTTGCTGACCGCCACCGCCGCGGGCACCCTGCTGTGCGCCCTGTGGTTCGTCCCGTCCGCGAACGCGACCTCGGTGTCGGACGCGCCCGCCACCGGCCCGTCCCCGCAGGTCACCGAACAGGCGAGAGTCGTCACGAGCAGCACGACGGCCTCCCTGGACGGCACCGGCCAGGACGTCCGCCTCGCGGACACGGGCAGCTTCGACAGCACCCCGTACATCGCGGGCGGCACGGCCTTCCTGGCCCTCGGCGCCGGCTTCGTCGTCTACTCGGTGCGCCGGGAGCGCCTGGAGTTCTGACGCGCCCGGCGCCGACCGGGGCCGCGCGGCGTCACCGCGGAGCCCCGGACGCGTTCAGCGCAGCGGTCCGGTGACCGTCTCCACGGCCGCGACCAGCCGCCCGTCCCGCACGAACGCCTCCGCCGCGGCGAGGTCGGGTGCCAGGTGGCGGTCCGGTCCGGGACCCCTCACCCCCGCGGCCCGCACGGCGTCGATGACGGCCCGGGTCGCGGGCGCCGGGGTCAGTCCCTCGCGCAGCTCCACCGCGCGGGTGGCGGCGTACATCTCGACGGCGATGACCCGGGCGAGGTTGTCGACGGCCGTACGGAGCTTGCGCGCCGCCGACCAGCCCATGGAGACGTGGTCCTCCTGCATCGCGGAGGACGGGATCGAGTCCGCCGACGCCGGTACGGCGAGCCGCTTCAGCTCGCTGACCAGGGCGGCCTGCGTGTACTGGGCGATCATCAGCCCGGAGTCGACGCCCGGGTCGTCGGCGAGGAACGGCGGCAGCCCGTGGCTGCGGTTCTTGTCCAGCAGCCGGTCGGTGCGGCGCTCGGCGATGGAGCCGAGGTCGGCGACGGCGACGGCGAGGAAGTCCAGCACGTACGCCACCGGCGCCCCGTGGAAGTTGCCGTTGGACTCCACCCGTCCGTCGGGCAGCACCACCGGATTGTCGACGGCGGAGGCGAGTTCGCGCTCGGCGACCAGCCGGGCGTGGGCCAGGGTGTCCCGTCCTGCGCCGGCGACCTGCGGGGCGCAGCGCACCGAGTAGGCGTCCTGGACCCGGGGCGCGTCGTCCTGGTGATGTCCCGTCAGCCCCGACCCCGCGACCACCGCGAGCATGTTGGCGGCGCTCGCGGCCTGGCCCGGGTGCGGGCGGATGGCGTGCAGGTCGGGGGCGAGCACCCGGTCGGTGCCGAGCAGCGCCTCCAGGGTGAGGGCGGCCGTGACGTCGGCGGACTTGTACAGGACGTCCAGGTCGGCGAGGGCCATGATCAGCATGCCGAGCATGCCGTCGGTCCCGTTGAGGAGGGCGAGCCCCTCCTTCTCGCGCAGTTCGACGGGCCGGATGCCGTGCTCGGCGAGCAGTTCCCCGGCCGGGCGCACCCGGCCGTCGGGGCCCTCCGCCTCCCCCTCGCCCATCAGGGTGAGGGCGCAGTGGGACAGCGGGGCCAGGTCGCCGGAGCAGCCGAGGGAGCCGTACTCGTGGACGACCGGGGTGATCCCGGCGTTCAGCACGTCGGCCATCGCCCGCGCGACCTCGGGCCGGACGCCGGTGCGCCCGGAGCAGACGGTCTTGAGCCGCAGGAACATCAGGGCGCGGACGACCTCCCGCTCCACGCGGGGCCCCATGCCGGCGGCGTGCGAGCGGACGATGTTGCGCTGCAGCTGGGCGCGCAGCTCCGGGCTGATGTGCCGGGTCGCCAGGGCGCCGAAGCCGGTGCTCACCCCGTACACGGGGTCCGGTTTGGCGGCCAGGGCCTCCACGATCTCGCGGGACGCGGCGAGGGCGGCCACGGCCTCCGGGGACAGGTCGATGCGGGCACCGCCGCGCGCCACGGCGAGCACGTCGGACGCGGTCGCGCCGGACGTCCCCACCACCACAGTGTGCATATCCATATTCAGGAGCGTACGCAGTGAATTCGATGATGTCACCACTGGGGCCGGGGTCCACCCCTTACCGATGCGTCACAGGGGCCGCCGCCGAAACCCGTGACCACTCCGGACCCACCGGCCCCAGACCGGCGGACGGACCTTCGCGTCACACCGGCCCCTCCGGCGAGCGCCGCCCCCGGAACCGGCGCCGCTCCCCGCCCCTCACCCGCGACGGCTCGTCGGCGAGCCGCACCACCGGGTCGTCCGGCCCCTCGCGCCCGGCCACCACCGGATGGGCGGACCGCTCGGCCTTGGCCCGGTACTGCGCCGCGTCGGCCAGCCGGAACAGCCGCCGGGCGGAGCGCACCGGCCCGATGGGGTCCTCCGTGGTCGCCACCCCGCAGGCGACACCGTCCCCGATGCCCAGTTCGACGGCGCGGCGGCACACCTCGTCGGCCGCCTTGACCACCTCGTCGGCGGGCGGCCCCACCGCCAGCAGACAGAACTCGTCCCCGCCGAGCCGCGCCGCCAGGGCCCCCGGCAGCATGGCCCCGCACAGCGAGAGCACGGTCCCGAACCGCTCCAGCAGCCGGTCCCCCACGGCGTGGCCCAGCGTGTCGTTGACCCGCTTCAGACCGTTCACGTCGCACACCACCAGGCTGACGACGGCCCCGTCCCGGCGGTGCCGCTCCACCGCCTCGTCGAGCCGCGCGTCCACGGCCCGCCGGTTGGCCAGCCCGGTCAGCGCGTCCGTGTACGCCAGCCGCCGGGCCTCCTCCAGCCGCTCGGTCTGCGCGAGCCCGGCGGCCACGACGGCGGCCAGCACCGTCGCGAAGTCGGCGTCGGCCCGCCCGAAGACGGGCACACCGGCCGGCCGGGCCACGTACAGCTCGCCCCAGGCCCGCCCGTGCAGCACGATCGGCGCGACCACGCAGCACCCGCGCCCCCGCCGCCTGAGCGCGGCCACCCGCTGGTGGCAGTACCCGGGGCGCCCCGCCGAGGGCCCCTCGGCGGTCTCCACCCACGCGTCGGGCTCACCGCCCCCCGCCCACCGCTCGTGCAGGAACTCGGTGATCTCGGCGAACTGGTGCACCGGATAGGACTCGTCGTCCGGGAACTCCTCCTCCCCCTCGGCCAGCTCGCCGACGTTGACCAGGACGCGCAGCCGCCCGAGCTCCCGCTCCCACACCGACAGCGCCGCGAAGCTCCCGCTCAGCGCCCGGCAGGCCCCGCCGGCCGCCGCCCGCCAGGCGTCCCGCGAACC is a window from the Streptomyces capillispiralis genome containing:
- a CDS encoding L,D-transpeptidase, coding for MTDGKRRRGLAAASALLGGVLVLSACSGGDDSASGDGGKGDSQAQVDEAAAKKSSEAQIEITPKDGSNNASINNSAAVKVSKGTLTEVKMTTADGTAVAGEISADKKSWKPSVQLERATTYKLSATAEDAAGLAAHENASFTTVAPDNSFIGTFTPDDGTTVGVGMPVSINFDKAITDKAAVQKGITVSTTSGQEVACHWFNANRMDCRPDEYWQEGSTVTLKLALDGVEGAEGVYGVQQKTVTFKIGRNQVTYVDAKTKQMKVTQDGKTVRTIPISAGAPENKTYEGQMVISEKFKETRMNGATVGFTDDDGKGEYDIKDVPHAMRLSTSGTFIHGNYWGAKSIFGSVNTSHGCVGLQDAKGADDPNTPGAWFYDNSIIGDVVVVQNTGDKTIAPDNGLNGWNMSWDQWKAGSAV
- a CDS encoding LAETG motif-containing sortase-dependent surface protein, which translates into the protein MSSALRPLLTATAAGTLLCALWFVPSANATSVSDAPATGPSPQVTEQARVVTSSTTASLDGTGQDVRLADTGSFDSTPYIAGGTAFLALGAGFVVYSVRRERLEF
- the hutH gene encoding histidine ammonia-lyase, which gives rise to MHTVVVGTSGATASDVLAVARGGARIDLSPEAVAALAASREIVEALAAKPDPVYGVSTGFGALATRHISPELRAQLQRNIVRSHAAGMGPRVEREVVRALMFLRLKTVCSGRTGVRPEVARAMADVLNAGITPVVHEYGSLGCSGDLAPLSHCALTLMGEGEAEGPDGRVRPAGELLAEHGIRPVELREKEGLALLNGTDGMLGMLIMALADLDVLYKSADVTAALTLEALLGTDRVLAPDLHAIRPHPGQAASAANMLAVVAGSGLTGHHQDDAPRVQDAYSVRCAPQVAGAGRDTLAHARLVAERELASAVDNPVVLPDGRVESNGNFHGAPVAYVLDFLAVAVADLGSIAERRTDRLLDKNRSHGLPPFLADDPGVDSGLMIAQYTQAALVSELKRLAVPASADSIPSSAMQEDHVSMGWSAARKLRTAVDNLARVIAVEMYAATRAVELREGLTPAPATRAVIDAVRAAGVRGPGPDRHLAPDLAAAEAFVRDGRLVAAVETVTGPLR
- a CDS encoding GGDEF domain-containing protein, with translation MGEETRLAAVVALAQGMAAAHGSRDAWRAAAGGACRALSGSFAALSVWERELGRLRVLVNVGELAEGEEEFPDDESYPVHQFAEITEFLHERWAGGGEPDAWVETAEGPSAGRPGYCHQRVAALRRRGRGCCVVAPIVLHGRAWGELYVARPAGVPVFGRADADFATVLAAVVAAGLAQTERLEEARRLAYTDALTGLANRRAVDARLDEAVERHRRDGAVVSLVVCDVNGLKRVNDTLGHAVGDRLLERFGTVLSLCGAMLPGALAARLGGDEFCLLAVGPPADEVVKAADEVCRRAVELGIGDGVACGVATTEDPIGPVRSARRLFRLADAAQYRAKAERSAHPVVAGREGPDDPVVRLADEPSRVRGGERRRFRGRRSPEGPV